The window ttctgcgcagacctggctcatctcgaacgagcctactatcaaagacttggatatcaacaggtttttggatatgagccGACCTTcacaagaagctggttgaaggaatgaaagagggaggctatGCTCACACGCTCCATCAAGTCCACCACCGCTGTAACACTGGAAGAAATCCTAatttgcacggctgcatgtaaacaggaatattagcggaatcttcactttcattagcAATGTGAACAGTTTCGTCAGAATATTGTCTTCTTTGGATTAAGGccaaaaaaaaggaatattatgtgcatgtaaacgtcaACTTGTCAACCGTAACTCTAAATGCTATGATGATGAGGGGCTGGAGGCCAACACTCCTCTAGGAAAACCTTCACTCAGACAGCCTCACATGTTACACTCAGATTTAAACTGTTACAGCATCAGACTAACAGCATGTCCTCATATCTGTCtgagaggacagacagacagacagacccacccaccccccctttgatacttttacttgtaactgagtatttctacactgtggacTTGTTACCTTTActtacataaaacatttgcagtaCTTGTTCCACCTTTGTGGATTTATGTCATACTGTGAGATTTGTTTGAGATATTAtttgaaacaaggaaattaatttaaaaaaggaaaatctttTTCGCATCCTTAAAGTTTTTCTTCATTCTCGTGCCTTATCGTTTCAAAACGCATACATTTCTAGAGATATTTCGCTGCACTTGACTGGAAAATTAGGTTTTCAAAACACTCATCAGTGTAGGCCCATTGACTATATGTTAAGCTTAAtgtctggatgtgtgtgtttacaccaTAGCCATCAAATCTCTGacatttcctttttaatttcaGCCTTCACGGCATTTGGAAAAGTAGCCTTCTTTTATTTCAACAATGAGATAAAAACATACATAACTGCCTGAAGTCATGTGAAGCCAAACGTGGGATGTATATTATGGATTTTAGTAGTAAGTAAAAGCTGATCTAGTAGTAGTTTCTGCTGGTGTTATTGTGACCTCTAGTGGCAAGGTTCGGGTGCTGCGGGGAACAGGATGGACAGGCAGCAGTAGATGTGTGAACCTTCTCCGGTTCGTTGGCAGAAACTTGCCCTCTGCTGTAAGCCGTGATGGTAGGCATCACCAACTGAGGCATGTTTTTATCCCCCTTCTTTGTTACCACCACTGATTTCCTTCTCCATCTTTTTCTGGACATCTGGTAAAAAAGTAGGAGAGATGACAAGGGTACAGTTAGCATTTTGGGCCTTTTAGTCTCATGTATTGACACTTTTTATCTGCAAAATCTAACAGTAACCAACTCAGTAGTccggatcaacggaagtacattttcaggataaagCCGGACATCCGGTGCGACAGGctttgtccctcaccttccgctctctgtgtgttgccgttctcaaactctgttctcttCGGGAAGCAACAACAAACTCCGAGCTAGCGAGCtccacgctgaaaatgtcaagttgtgaagaacatttggacggtgcaacaaggcaggcctgctcggttcttttggggaatgattgtaaagatttataaagaataagTTTAGgtaatttcctctctaactgggaggttttgagactgattggtgggattgctgcggacgaagtacacacggagatacactggtaagagccaatgaggtttaaccatgtatcagctcatttaaatatctcacgttactgtattgtgtcaacagttaacttcatttaatattggatgtggcattttcttttccaGCTAAACACTAGACTATtctgcagagccaccgttgctgcgtccagagcttagcgccacccaagaccattgggattggtttaatgaaatgcaAACCACTCGGAGCATTGTTTtatcctatcccagaatgcatctggggtgtagccagaccttgttccacagcgctgtagagatagagctggcaacgTAGTAAACATACCACAGCTGTAGAAAAGTTGAATTTTCATGATGTCCTTGTTCGTCAATTTAACTCTCTGTCCCATGTCCTTCACACCACTTTTGGGTAGGATGGTGGGCTGGCCGTTAGCTGAAAAAAACCCACTGAAACGGGACAAATAACAGAGTCACAACCAAGGGTATAATCATTAACGAAAACGGACGAAATAACGAAAATCTAGGTGAGAAGCGCGCACAAGGAGGCTCATAGTACGTGTCCATTGTCAGCATCATTTCCCCGCTTCTCATTCATTTCTATGCAATGCATTGCATTCTGGGAGCATCGCAGGGTCTTGACGGGGCACTGAgtcgcccgctcctcatttgcataaagttgaatccagccaactttatgcaaatgaggagcggccggCTCAGCGCGTCTTAAAAGCTgaagaaaatcttttaaactgaccgttgttgatctgaaatgaagacagattcagcaactgtattgCCCATTtttcgcttaaaatgttttcagaaagacGTTTcctgaactattttcataaaatacgagatcgtttTCCCAatcaagccgccattatggtcggttttgaaattcgggaccAGCCAGCCCcccgtgacgcattcgtccaatcagctgcagccatcgcggttgtaggagggtggagGGAGGTTTTCTTTGCTcgtcagtggtcagtgaagagaaactagTGTGCAATGCTGGACAcctcgaaccaaagttcaaaacacctttTCATGTACGTCTtcagtctgttggctatttaggtttttccCTGGCACACGTCAcgtacacattttgcacttactgcggcGTCTTATGTGAACTGTTTACATATGCACATGTGCTCATCATATGTACCAGtgttgttgaatacattgtgaatacatatttctaaaattgtatgatgtttttgttgcgttattattacacaatacttttcctgacctttttgaatcttggctctgacaaataacccatattacaaaaagacactaaaaccaaactagcaaacccgctttaaagcaacaccaaagattatttttaccttaaaataatgtttccaaaatcgtttcagtggttcatcaactcataacagggtgaacggcacttctgcattcactTTGCGGCTCTCTATTGGCTATAACCGCACtgtgcaagtttgccagatcgggtagcagatctgtagttcgaatgagacataatggacacaattccgcttccaacctgtagggggaccgaagaggaaaagtgctttggtgttgctttaaatactaattaaaacaaatcaaaactaaataaaaataaaacctaatgaaaaatgcaaaaccatAACCTTGGTCACAACATCTatgcatacacaaacatgcatgacTGTACAACTGTACAATGCTTGTGTGTCTTGGACACGTTACCTTCCGTAGTGCATGATTGAACCTACGTCGTAACCCAGATCAAAGGTTTTTCCTCGTTGCACCTCGAAGTTTCTCTTCATCCCTGAAACAAACACCAATATTTTTTCCGCTCAAGGAGCAAACGGCCTCATCACAAAGAACATAGTAGTTTTGGCGTCTtgcgtttgtgtttttaacTGCACCCTGGAGCATTTGGTCGTATAGTCCGGTGTGTTTGAGACGGTGGGAAAGCTCACTTGAACTCTGGTGCGGCCCAAACTACCAAACTGCGGTCCGCTTCAAAACAGGGTTCTCTGTTCACTTCCAAATGCTCTAGGGTTCGGTTTACTTGAAGTGAGAATGCGacggaggcagcggtagagcagcagCTCCCGTGTCCTGGTTTTGTCAAAAAGGAGTCTTTGAAGAGAGcggagataacggcttcaggtTTGAAACGCATCATTAacgtttggttaggtttaggcaacaaaactgcTTAGTCTAGAAAATAAGATTGTGCGTCCAAATGATTACTTTAACACCTAAAAGGAACCTGCAGGATTTGCGATATCACAACTAGTTTGGAGTCAATGAAGGTCCAGTATAAAACTTACACAAATGTAAGTGGAAACTTGAAGCCTACAGGTCACTAACACTAAGAATACTGTAGACTGGCTAATTTAAACATTTGGGACAGGATTTATTTCTCTAGGGGAGAAGGTACTGTGTTCTTGTTTGAGCCCAGTTTTAGCTCAAACAGCCTATATTTGTTTACCTCTTGGCAAACTGTCTCCATTAAAAGCATGCCAACTAAGCTACAAGCAGTTCCTGTTTGCAGTTTACCCATGAATGAACAGATTACGGTCACTGGATTActttcatgctgaaaacgtaAAACGCGATATACTTCTCAGGCAAATTCTGGATTTAtaacaagtctttttttttataaacttggcacaaaaagtaaggaactTTGTGTCACACCTGGTcccacactgctgtgggatggcatcccattcttcaaccagcatttgtcgcaagtcggccaacgtggttgtgttggtcactctggcacaaacagcacccccaagctgatcccacaagtgttcaacggggttgaggtcaggactgctggttgaagaatgggatgccatcccacagcagtgtgaccaggctggtgaccaacatgaggaggaggtgccaggccgttgtggctgtgtatggttcttccacacgctactgaggctcctggttgtgaaatgaataaattgttgtgtaaaatgtaacaatatgtcttgtttcttcagaCTTCAATCACCCAATCcaccaaatgagtcaatggcagaataagccgTTTGGCAATGGCaattggcaaatttttcattgGCACAACCCatatactcagcgctgctgctcatcccacaaatgcatgttccttacaaatggggcaccatttgaaagggaactaaacaggctttccaacagtataagatttattgccaaaaagcattgttacctcagagaaataatctaccaaacacacatttccttaccttttgtgctaagtttatgaTTTTTGAGTGGATTTAGAGATGTTTATTTCTGATGGACATCAGAAATATTGATATCCTCAGGAAGTGCTTGTCACACTGAATCTAAAAATATGCCTTTCATTTCCGTGTGAGCAGATCTGGTTGAGTTATGACTCGATTTTTCTTTACTTCTTTGCCTCCCCTTCGACTCTTGTCATTCCCTTGTTGAGGCTATTGTCTTAAAACTGTTTTATGGAAAATGTATCAAACACAAACTGTTAAAGCAGAGTATTTGCACACATCTAGAGCTGatctttaaataaatgataCCAGCAAGCACAGAAACATTACCTTCCATAATGTTATAGGGAAGAATTGTGATGTACTTTCCGCGGTCTGCCCTCGTGTGTTCGTGGTGGAAGCCCAGAGAATGAAGAATCTCATGGGCGATGTTTCCCACAGTGCATGCTGGGCCAATGAACACGGGTTGCTCTCCGCCGACGAAGCCCACGCATGACGCACAACTAGAACGTGAGGGTTAATTATGGGAGCAAATGATCGATTTGAATCGGAAAATCCATTTAAACCCAGCCCTAATTACTACATtaatagagaaaaagaaaataactgtTAGTCCCCGATATGGTCATACCCAGTGCTGACTTTGAAGAGCAGGTAGTTTGATTCCGAGGTTCGCTTGTGGAAGGACACACAGGTGGGTCTGGACAGCATCGCCATAGCAGAGAGGATGGCGCCTTTCCGATCGGCTGCAAAACAACACGCAACTGTAAAACAGAGACATGGAGCAGGGATTTGATGCTTGTTTAGTCCAATGGTTCCAAAAGTAAAAccctctgggttgtttgcatttctttaaaccaatcccaatggtcttgggcgacgctaagctcagatgcagcaacggtggctctgctaaacagcctcaggaaggaactggttctggtggaacatttgcaccccgctaaagaaaactcctcatccaatattaaatgaagttaactgttgacacaatacagtaacgtgagatatttaaagttagctggatacatggttaaaagccaaaacatttgaacatcaacaacttctcagtcccttccCCCCTTttcgctaaagcccaaaacggtctcctaagcccctccccccacaagggagaatgaatgcgtgtgcatgagcagtgattgacacgcagtacgaaacccccccctggccctgattggtgcatctgaacagtagttttataagtcttacctactgcacctttaaatctcattatcttaccagtgtatctctgtgtgtactacGTCctcagcaatcccaccaatcagtcccaaaacgtcccagttagagaggaaatgccctaaacatattctttgtaaatctttacaatcattccacgaaagaaccgagcagaccTGCCATTTTCAGAGTGTAGCTCGCTAACCTCGGAGGTGCTGGTTTTTGGGGTTTAGAACGGCAAAATAAAGAAAGCCGAAGGTGAGGGACATACGGTGGCGCCCAACTATCTGGTAACTGAACCGTCGTCGATCCAGACTAACCCTGAAGTAACACTaggagtatgtttacatgcacaccaatattccaccaTTATTTCCGAATATGATACAGGTCacgtaaacagcatattccggttggataatctgaataaggcctttttaaGAATATAGCATTTTTCCAAGTAAGACATATGTGTGATatgccggtattattcaggttttagaagcattatttggacatgtatacagcgcattcaggATCTGCATCTCAATCGGGGGTTTTtaacagtttacggcctcttgcccgtttacggcttatggtcaactctgtgcgttgctacgattactggacacaaaccaaccagctgacagtttgcaaggctgcagacccgataagaaggagaaacacagcaacttttaaacattatcaaaagacttggatatcaacatgttttttttggatacgagctggttgaaggaatgaaaaaaGGGAGGCTGCGTTCGCCACCAAACTTTGAcaaaatcatattttgcacggctacggcaacaggaatattagtggaatattcattttcattagccttgtaaacagcttagtcagagtatcgtcttttttggaataaaggcaaaaaaactgtatattatgtgcatgtaaacgtagtcaatgacagaatgtatgaatattttggtcatgggtttcatacactttctgtaatataACATCTAAAAAGCAAAAATTTCTTGGGCACAATGTTAAAAAATGCGTGTCTGTGGTCCAATttgttccacttcagggatcCCTTGACATGAAAGTCTGtgaaccactggtttaatccACATGCAGACTTCTTACCTAACTCTGGGTGGATTTCGTACGGGATCTCTGGTGTTGGCCAGATGCTGTCCACTGCGTTCCCGTCATCCTGTGGGCGACAAACAGTACAAAGATAACTTCCAAGTGTATGTAGTTACTCAGAAAAACTTATCTTGAGTTTGAGAAGTGTGTTGGTTGCGAGCAATAGAACTAAAACTATTAGAATAATCTTGTATTTGCAgatatttttctctttcctaCCATGCAATCTGCCTTACCATGCAtccaaaaaaaatattaaaaaaatcacCAAACTTTGCACATAGGTCAAGTCCTTCGCTAAATTTCCTTAACTGGCTTTGTCGGCTCAATAGTCTCTAAAGTCCATAACGAATTAGACATGCTAGCACTTTGCAAGTAGGCCCAATTGAGCCCAAATGTTTGTATGCGTCATGCTGCGAGGAATACTGAAGTCAATCACTTCAAAACTAAACCTGTAAACCTAACTCGTTCCACAGTGATACCAAAAATGGCTCCCCTACATCTTTAAATTCTCGCTTATAAATCTCCAATGTTCACGAAAATCAGACACAAGTGTggtacatttcaaaatgttatctCAAAAACTGAATTTTTGGACTATATATGTTGAATTCTATCCTTATGTAAGCTAATGCAGTCAATGTGAATTGAGTATATGTATTACTTACATCAGTTTTGTCACTTATGGAGCCTCGGCACCCTGAAAAAGATTTCCGCACTCACCACCCAATCAGGGGGTAGCACCCTAAGGGCTCCGGCACACTgcttgcgtggcgtgagcgtgtcagctgcgtggcgtgtccgtttttatttcggctcccacgttaacaggttagagcttgcacacgcacgtctcaggcgcggctcatgccacgcaggcagtgtgcaggatcCCTAAGGCACCCGCCCCCTATAAAGCCCCAGTACATGCGTTGCTCGTCTCCCTTTGAAAGTCAGAAGTCAGAACAAGTCTTCtactgctgctttgattttgaccattcttGTCCCTAACAAGTCCTGCATTTTTTTGTGCAATACTAAATCAACTTACACAGCAAGTTAAAACATTcctacaaatacatttaaagaggATGTTTTACTCACTGGCAACACCACGTCTCCGTCCACTACTACATTGTTCTCGGACATCAGCTCTGTTAGaaatgaggaaaagaaaaactaatatttcagattttcaacttttttcttcTCACCTGCAAATGAAATGCACACAATGCGATTTCATTTAtggtgtcaaatcataacagaagttaacttaggacactttacagataccatactctataatttacagagagcCAACCATTCCAAGGGCAAGCATTCGGCGCAAAACCTTccgaaaaacttccttttagcaGGAAGAAACTCCCAACAGAACCAGCTGACGGTGCGGCTGGTTGGGACACAGACGCagatattaaaagaaatactgACTGTAAAGTCTCTGGGTTAGACTCTGTAATGTAATGAGCCGTCCTGGAGATCCAGTCATCTGGAGAAGCTGTTAAAATACACAATtagtcttatttatttattttaaacacactaaccagcggtggaatgtaactaagtacatgtactccagtactgtacttcagtccaaatgttgaggtacttgtactttacttgagtcttttcttttcatgccactttctacttctactccgctacatttcagagagaaatattggactttttactccactacattcatctgttacagctttagttactttacacgttaTGATTTCGGCACCCAaacaagggtgtaactttgggttcaacagtgtggggggggggttgagatctctaACTATCCAGGGAGGTCCTGGGACATGTATGCATGGATTTAAAAagagcgacaaaaacgttgaaaaaaggcaacgaatgtcagaaaaagacacatcaactgtttttttaaagtgccaaaaactttgaaaaacaaaacaaaaaaaagggagacgaaaacactgaaaaaagtgtacaaaaaAAACCTCGTAAAAAGGcagaataaaaatgtt is drawn from Sander vitreus isolate 19-12246 chromosome 16, sanVit1, whole genome shotgun sequence and contains these coding sequences:
- the LOC144531643 gene encoding astacin-like metalloprotease toxin 5, with the protein product MLHLLLAALLFAESSTNASPDDWISRTAHYITESNPETLQSLMSENNVVVDGDVVLPDDGNAVDSIWPTPEIPYEIHPELADRKGAILSAMAMLSRPTCVSFHKRTSESNYLLFKVSTGCASCVGFVGGEQPVFIGPACTVGNIAHEILHSLGFHHEHTRADRGKYITILPYNIMEGMKRNFEVQRGKTFDLGYDVGSIMHYGSGFFSANGQPTILPKSGVKDMGQRVKLTNKDIMKIQLFYSCDVQKKMEKEISGGNKEGG